The Candidatus Eisenbacteria bacterium genomic sequence CCGGGACGGTCCCTCCCATGTAGCCCGAGACGGCGTCGATCACTCCGGGGACTTTCGAGAACTCGTCCTCCGTTCCCCAGAAGCAGCCGCCCGCGAAATAGGCGTTCTCCGCAGGCACCGGCAGCGACTCGGGAGGCAGCGGCGTTCCCTCGGGAAGGAAGAGCAGGGCGGCCGAGTTGACGCAGTAGCGCAATCCGGTGGGCGCGGGCCCGTCGTCGAAGAGATGGCCGAGGTGGGCGCCCGATCGCGCATCGAGAATCTCGGTGCGGATCATCCCGTGGCTGCGGTCCTCCTTCTGGATGATGTGGCCGGGATCGACCGGCTCGAAGAAGCTCGCCCAGCCGCTCTTGGAAATGAACTTCGCCCCGGAACGGAAGAGGGGAAGCCCGCTCACGACCGAGACATAGATGCCGGCCTCCTTCTTGTCGGTGTAGATTCCGCAGAAAGGAGGTTCGGTGTCGGCATGAAAGGCGATCCGCTCCTGCTCCGGCGTGAGACGGGCGCGGGCCGCCTCGACTTCCGCGGCCGTCCACGGGGTGATGTCGTATCCCGATCTCGAATAGCGGAACATGTCGTTCC encodes the following:
- a CDS encoding bifunctional methionine sulfoxide reductase B/A protein, which translates into the protein MFRYSRSGYDITPWTAAEVEAARARLTPEQERIAFHADTEPPFCGIYTDKKEAGIYVSVVSGLPLFRSGAKFISKSGWASFFEPVDPGHIIQKEDRSHGMIRTEILDARSGAHLGHLFDDGPAPTGLRYCVNSAALLFLPEGTPLPPESLPVPAENAYFAGGCFWGTEDEFSKVPGVIDAVSGYMGGTVPDPTYQQVCGGRTGHAETVRVTFDPARLAYEDLLRVFFEIHDPTTLNRQGPDVGEQYRSAIFAATDEQASKARAHVASLQGSAKQLGRPIVTKIEPAGPFYPAEDYHQDYHARRGGSCRY